The following proteins are encoded in a genomic region of Methanoculleus bourgensis MS2:
- a CDS encoding pantoate kinase, with translation MVRTAVAFSPGHISGYFKRVEGSGPGSTGSVGAGVVIDEGVRSTVAPAAATSVRVVWRGRVAAGSPPVEYALDRLGVAARVTTECRLPIGAGFGLSAAAVLATLTAANHLFDLGLSADDVAARAHEAEVVHRTGLGDVAASQAGGVVCRMGPGIHAEIIRFYPEEPLYAVSLGPLPTASVLSSPEAMARIAAAYPDRCPGDLTDFCLLSRRFAQASGLIAPGVQRVLAACDAAGVPASMTMLGNGVFACGDAADRVLSGFGEVERLNVARRGAYLIEMKP, from the coding sequence ATGGTCAGAACTGCTGTAGCCTTCTCTCCCGGACATATATCCGGCTACTTCAAGCGCGTTGAGGGGAGCGGGCCCGGGAGCACCGGGAGCGTCGGGGCCGGTGTGGTCATCGACGAGGGAGTGCGCTCGACGGTCGCCCCTGCCGCGGCGACGAGCGTCCGGGTGGTCTGGCGGGGTCGGGTCGCCGCCGGGTCGCCGCCGGTCGAGTACGCCCTCGACCGGCTGGGGGTTGCGGCCCGTGTCACCACCGAGTGCAGGCTCCCCATCGGCGCCGGGTTCGGGCTCTCAGCGGCCGCGGTCCTTGCGACGCTCACGGCCGCAAACCACCTCTTCGACCTCGGGCTCTCTGCTGACGATGTGGCCGCCCGGGCTCACGAGGCCGAGGTCGTCCACCGCACAGGCCTCGGGGACGTCGCCGCGAGCCAGGCCGGCGGGGTCGTCTGCAGGATGGGCCCCGGCATCCACGCGGAGATCATCCGGTTCTACCCGGAAGAACCCCTCTACGCCGTGAGCCTCGGCCCGCTCCCGACCGCGTCGGTCCTCTCGTCCCCTGAGGCGATGGCGCGGATAGCAGCCGCGTATCCCGACCGCTGCCCCGGGGACCTCACCGACTTCTGCCTCCTCTCGCGGAGGTTCGCCCAAGCGAGCGGGCTCATCGCGCCCGGGGTGCAGCGGGTGCTCGCGGCCTGCGACGCCGCGGGGGTCCCGGCGAGCATGACGATGCTCGGGAACGGCGTCTTTGCCTGCGGCGACGCCGCCGACCGGGTGCTCTCGGGATTCGGAGAGGTCGAGCGCCTCAACGTCGCCCGCCGCGGCGCATACTTGATCGAGATGAAACCATGA
- a CDS encoding 4-phosphopantoate--beta-alanine ligase, whose product MIPKDHPRYRSLVARERLARCAREGVVALEGLAAHGRGEAFDYLIGERTSESALLAARTAAAMLLSARHAVISVNGNTAALAAREVAALQQASGADVEVNLFHRTDERIALITRLLEEHGVRVLSGTAERLVPLAHDRGLCLPEGIGDADVVLVPLEDGDRCEALRKMGKAVITVDLNPLSRTARTATLTIVDELTRALPAITAACATLEPGERDRLIASLDNTYLLRAAIDEMRERLVHALE is encoded by the coding sequence ATGATTCCAAAAGACCATCCACGGTACCGCTCTCTCGTCGCCCGCGAGCGGCTGGCCCGGTGCGCCCGCGAGGGCGTCGTCGCACTCGAAGGGCTCGCCGCCCACGGGCGCGGGGAGGCGTTTGATTACCTGATCGGCGAGCGGACAAGCGAAAGCGCGCTTCTCGCCGCCCGCACGGCCGCTGCCATGCTTCTTTCAGCCCGGCATGCGGTGATATCGGTGAACGGCAACACGGCAGCGCTTGCGGCCCGCGAGGTTGCGGCGCTCCAGCAGGCGAGCGGTGCCGACGTCGAGGTGAACCTCTTCCACCGGACCGATGAGCGGATAGCACTGATCACCCGGCTCCTCGAGGAGCACGGCGTCCGGGTCCTCTCCGGGACGGCGGAACGGCTCGTCCCGCTCGCCCACGACCGCGGGCTCTGCCTCCCTGAGGGGATCGGGGACGCCGACGTGGTCCTCGTTCCGCTCGAGGACGGGGACCGCTGCGAGGCGCTCAGGAAGATGGGGAAAGCGGTCATCACCGTCGACTTAAATCCCCTCTCCCGGACCGCCCGCACTGCAACCCTGACGATCGTCGACGAACTGACCCGTGCGCTCCCCGCGATCACCGCGGCCTGCGCCACGCTTGAGCCCGGCGAGCGCGACCGTCTCATCGCCTCACTTGACAATACCTATCTTCTTCGGGCGGCAATAGATGAGATGAGAGAGAGACTGGTTCATGCTCTGGAGTGA
- a CDS encoding AAA family ATPase: MLWSEVYRPKGCEDIIGQDEVVRYLVSFAESGSVPHMLISGPHGTGKTVAVECLAKGLYAENWEANVSTFSAADLLGRGRSALEADERFGHIYRKDQSLIVNFKYIVKWYASMRPLDAPFKLMVFEDAHDLTFEAQQALRRTMERYSATCRFIFITTRPSAIIPAIASRCLPLFFAPIESGIIRARLEEILAAEAATLPADDLDLIVHAAQGDLRRAIIYLQLAAGSGGDADLAEVLAEVSRSETGNVAASAFDALRTGNFDAASRIAESLMIEYGLSAREVVHELRQVVRREYNHPVLAVALADADHRLCHNANDFVQVNALLARIAKEVFCE; this comes from the coding sequence ATGCTCTGGAGTGAAGTCTACCGCCCGAAGGGGTGTGAGGATATCATCGGGCAGGACGAGGTCGTCCGCTACCTCGTCTCGTTTGCGGAATCCGGCAGCGTACCCCACATGCTCATCTCCGGGCCGCACGGCACCGGGAAGACCGTGGCCGTCGAGTGCCTGGCAAAAGGGCTCTACGCCGAGAACTGGGAGGCGAATGTGAGCACGTTCAGCGCCGCCGACCTCCTCGGGCGGGGGAGGAGCGCGCTTGAGGCAGACGAGCGGTTCGGCCATATCTACCGGAAGGACCAGAGCCTGATCGTCAACTTCAAGTACATCGTGAAGTGGTACGCCTCGATGCGCCCGCTGGACGCTCCGTTCAAACTGATGGTCTTTGAGGACGCCCACGACCTGACGTTTGAGGCGCAGCAGGCCCTGCGGCGGACCATGGAACGCTACAGCGCTACCTGCCGGTTTATCTTCATAACCACCCGGCCGTCGGCGATCATCCCCGCGATCGCATCACGGTGCCTGCCGCTCTTCTTCGCGCCGATAGAGAGCGGGATCATCCGTGCCCGCCTCGAGGAGATCCTCGCCGCCGAGGCGGCCACCCTCCCGGCCGACGACCTCGACCTGATCGTCCACGCCGCACAGGGCGACCTTCGGCGGGCGATCATCTACCTGCAGCTCGCCGCCGGGTCCGGTGGGGACGCCGACCTCGCCGAAGTTCTCGCCGAGGTGTCGCGCTCAGAGACCGGCAACGTCGCCGCATCGGCGTTCGACGCGCTCCGGACCGGGAACTTCGACGCCGCAAGCCGTATCGCTGAATCGCTGATGATCGAGTACGGGCTCTCGGCACGGGAGGTCGTCCACGAACTTCGGCAGGTGGTCAGGCGCGAGTACAACCACCCGGTCCTTGCCGTCGCGCTCGCCGACGCTGACCACCGGCTCTGCCACAACGCAAACGATTTTGTGCAGGTTAATGCACTTCTTGCCCGGATTGCAAAGGAGGTGTTTTGTGAATAA
- a CDS encoding class I SAM-dependent methyltransferase, with protein sequence MNKVQQHYDEIADIYDDRYDGHRGRSYHRHISDHVMSVLPKGGFLLDLGCGTGLFVERYIQEGGRAVGLDISPGMVRHGRQRCPESGFCVGTADVLPFRDGTFDALASLLAFSYVPDPEAMLEESYRVLKPGGRIAICTLSRTVFTSIVPVIYQVGEKVGLKKVGVGDFNERYYTNGEIACLLEDAGFADISVGRCSFAHLNLADPVFSLARKVEPFIEEKLPYLAYNVCAGGKKPEG encoded by the coding sequence GTGAATAAAGTACAGCAACACTACGACGAGATCGCAGATATCTACGACGACCGCTACGACGGCCACCGGGGGAGGAGTTACCACCGGCATATCTCAGACCACGTGATGAGCGTGCTCCCGAAGGGGGGTTTCCTTCTTGACCTCGGGTGCGGGACAGGGCTCTTTGTGGAGCGGTATATCCAGGAAGGCGGCCGGGCGGTCGGCCTCGACATCAGCCCGGGGATGGTGCGGCACGGGCGGCAGCGCTGCCCGGAGAGCGGGTTCTGCGTCGGGACCGCCGACGTCCTCCCGTTCCGGGATGGGACCTTCGACGCCCTCGCAAGCCTGCTCGCCTTCAGCTACGTCCCGGATCCCGAGGCGATGCTCGAAGAGTCGTACCGGGTCTTAAAGCCCGGCGGCCGGATCGCGATCTGCACCCTCTCGCGGACGGTCTTTACGAGCATCGTCCCTGTCATCTACCAGGTGGGGGAGAAGGTCGGCCTGAAGAAGGTGGGCGTGGGAGACTTTAACGAGCGCTACTACACAAACGGTGAGATCGCGTGTCTCCTCGAGGATGCCGGGTTCGCTGATATCTCGGTCGGCCGGTGCTCGTTTGCGCACTTAAACCTCGCTGACCCGGTCTTTTCACTTGCCCGGAAGGTGGAACCCTTCATCGAGGAGAAACTGCCGTACCTGGCCTACAACGTCTGCGCGGGTGGGAAGAAACCGGAAGGTTAA
- a CDS encoding ArsR/SmtB family transcription factor has translation MEPVDIVLTKDTFEVLASETRLDILKTLSTRRMTVTELADTLDLAKSTVHHHLQRLADAGLVAADDDGRAWVYYALTQEGQGLLQPHDGTRIRVLLAAGLASLVGGVCAVVAFLTAPVREGPVSPRPGGGGLPVPAGPPVELLVAGIALAVIGGILVAYACIRWRNRRATEDFCAGEEVT, from the coding sequence ATGGAGCCGGTCGATATCGTCCTGACGAAGGATACGTTTGAGGTCCTTGCATCCGAGACCCGGCTCGATATTTTAAAGACCTTGTCCACACGCAGGATGACGGTCACAGAGCTCGCAGACACCCTTGACCTCGCAAAGTCCACGGTCCATCACCACCTGCAGAGACTGGCCGACGCCGGTCTTGTCGCTGCCGATGACGACGGGCGCGCCTGGGTGTACTACGCGCTCACGCAGGAGGGGCAGGGCCTCCTGCAGCCGCACGACGGCACCCGGATCAGGGTCCTCCTGGCTGCAGGACTGGCAAGCCTCGTCGGAGGGGTCTGTGCCGTCGTGGCCTTCCTGACCGCGCCGGTCCGGGAAGGGCCGGTATCCCCGCGGCCGGGAGGGGGAGGCCTCCCGGTCCCGGCGGGGCCTCCCGTGGAACTGCTCGTTGCCGGGATCGCGCTCGCGGTGATCGGGGGGATCCTGGTGGCGTATGCCTGCATCCGGTGGCGGAACAGGCGTGCGACGGAGGACTTCTGTGCCGGTGAGGAAGTTACGTGA
- a CDS encoding serpin family protein, whose amino-acid sequence MKRLLIFSGISILALALILVGLTAAGTAPQTTTSISGEPVAGDAHPNTLDGAGNVAAGNNRFAFDLYRRLATDPAYAGGNLFFSPYSISSALAITYEGARGTTADEIGAVLHLPANDTLRREGFAALNAALNRGSGNYTLRTANALWAEETYSFLPDYIDVAARWYGANVTNLDFIENPEGSRETINRWVEERTEDRIRDLLPPNSIDPLTRLVITNAIYFKGTWAKQFDANETREEEFRVGPNEMVLAPMMHGDAAYPYAETETLQVLEMPYAHGNGTELAMLVLLPKEDSLTAAEEALDAERLAGLRESLIAQNVRISFPKFTFDVGYSLPPALAAMGMPTAFADDAADLSGMDGTKDLFITGVFHKAFIDVNEEGTEAAAATGVIAGRGVTPVFRADHPFVFLIVEKDSGAILFMGRVVNPESP is encoded by the coding sequence ATGAAAAGACTATTGATATTCTCCGGAATAAGCATCCTGGCTCTGGCGCTCATTCTTGTAGGACTGACCGCCGCCGGCACCGCACCTCAGACCACGACTTCAATCTCCGGTGAACCCGTTGCCGGGGATGCCCATCCCAATACGCTGGACGGCGCCGGCAACGTGGCGGCCGGGAATAACCGGTTCGCGTTCGACCTCTACCGGCGCCTCGCGACCGACCCGGCGTACGCGGGAGGCAACCTCTTCTTCTCGCCCTACAGCATCTCGTCGGCTCTCGCGATCACCTATGAGGGCGCCCGCGGCACGACCGCAGATGAGATTGGGGCGGTGCTGCACCTCCCGGCAAACGATACCCTCCGGCGGGAGGGATTCGCTGCCCTCAATGCCGCCCTGAACCGCGGGAGCGGTAACTACACTCTCCGCACCGCAAACGCTCTCTGGGCTGAAGAAACCTACTCGTTCCTCCCTGACTACATCGACGTGGCCGCTCGCTGGTATGGGGCAAACGTCACAAATCTCGATTTCATCGAGAACCCCGAGGGATCGCGGGAGACGATCAACCGATGGGTGGAGGAGCGGACCGAAGATCGGATCCGCGACCTCCTGCCGCCCAATTCAATCGATCCGCTGACCCGGCTCGTGATCACGAACGCGATCTACTTCAAAGGCACCTGGGCGAAGCAGTTCGATGCGAACGAGACGCGGGAGGAGGAGTTCCGGGTCGGACCGAACGAGATGGTGCTCGCTCCGATGATGCACGGGGATGCCGCCTATCCGTATGCAGAGACCGAGACCCTCCAGGTGCTCGAGATGCCGTACGCGCACGGGAACGGAACGGAACTCGCGATGCTCGTCCTTCTGCCGAAGGAAGACAGCCTGACGGCTGCGGAGGAGGCCCTGGACGCCGAGAGGCTTGCCGGCCTGCGGGAGTCCCTGATCGCGCAGAACGTCAGGATCTCCTTCCCGAAGTTCACGTTTGATGTGGGCTACAGCCTCCCCCCGGCTCTTGCGGCGATGGGGATGCCGACGGCGTTTGCCGATGATGCCGCCGACCTTTCGGGGATGGACGGGACGAAGGACCTTTTCATCACCGGAGTCTTCCATAAGGCGTTCATCGACGTGAACGAGGAGGGCACCGAGGCCGCGGCAGCGACCGGAGTCATAGCCGGGAGAGGTGTCACACCCGTCTTCCGGGCCGATCACCCGTTCGTCTTCCTCATCGTCGAGAAGGACTCCGGCGCGATTCTCTTCATGGGGAGGGTCGTCAACCCCGAAAGCCCGTGA
- a CDS encoding AIR synthase-related protein, with translation MDVEEISRRHLAAGTPDDDIVRLLSRDILTIKRDRIPPAYAEAFARAVLTEAKNSTGLTGDLFTFEPAGSSMGEFGVGSRGAGDFFAHRQLARIIGRTSATVGVDEMDDAGAVCAGGDYIITTVDGMHSRLSDFPFLAGFHVTRATLRDVYVMGAKPVALLSDIHVADDGDVAKIFDYTAGVTAVGEAMGVPLVTGSTLRIGGDMVLGSRMTGCVGAVGVARHLTARKAIQPGDVLLMTEGAGGGTIATAAIYSGFPEVVDETINLHFLKACEALLASSVLPGIHAMTDVTNGGLRGDAYEMAETANCRIVVEEDELRTLVQPKVLAMLDALEIDYLGVSLDALLVVAPPEVAPEIRRVVGSAGVAMKEIGYVEEGAAESVLVVDGETRDFSPRFRESAYTPVKKVVDGDKRDFEEMKAGVERAAEAALAKKERILSRLRSS, from the coding sequence ATGGATGTAGAAGAGATCAGCCGCCGGCACCTCGCCGCCGGCACCCCCGACGACGATATCGTGCGCCTTCTTTCCCGGGATATCCTCACGATCAAGCGCGACCGCATACCCCCGGCATACGCCGAAGCATTCGCGAGAGCAGTCCTTACCGAGGCGAAGAACTCGACCGGGCTTACCGGTGACCTCTTCACCTTCGAGCCTGCAGGCTCGAGCATGGGTGAGTTCGGGGTCGGCTCACGGGGCGCCGGGGACTTCTTTGCCCACCGGCAGCTCGCCCGCATCATCGGCCGGACGTCGGCCACGGTCGGCGTCGACGAGATGGACGATGCCGGGGCCGTCTGTGCCGGAGGGGACTATATCATCACCACCGTCGATGGGATGCACTCCCGTCTCTCCGACTTCCCCTTCCTCGCCGGGTTCCACGTCACCCGGGCGACGCTCAGGGATGTCTACGTGATGGGCGCAAAACCCGTCGCACTCCTCTCAGATATCCACGTTGCCGACGACGGCGACGTCGCGAAGATATTCGACTACACGGCGGGCGTCACCGCCGTCGGTGAGGCCATGGGCGTCCCGCTCGTCACGGGCTCTACGCTGCGCATCGGCGGGGACATGGTGCTCGGCTCCCGGATGACCGGGTGTGTCGGGGCCGTCGGCGTCGCCCGGCACCTCACCGCCCGGAAAGCGATCCAGCCCGGCGACGTCCTCCTCATGACCGAAGGCGCCGGCGGCGGGACGATCGCCACCGCCGCGATCTACTCCGGGTTCCCGGAAGTCGTCGACGAGACGATCAACCTCCACTTCCTGAAAGCCTGTGAGGCGCTCCTCGCAAGCAGCGTCCTCCCCGGTATCCACGCCATGACCGATGTCACGAATGGTGGGCTCCGGGGCGATGCCTACGAGATGGCAGAGACCGCGAACTGCCGGATCGTCGTCGAGGAGGACGAACTCCGCACGCTCGTGCAGCCGAAGGTCCTTGCCATGCTCGATGCCCTCGAGATCGACTACCTCGGCGTCTCTCTCGACGCCCTCCTGGTCGTCGCGCCGCCTGAGGTTGCGCCCGAGATCCGGCGGGTCGTCGGGTCGGCTGGCGTCGCCATGAAAGAGATCGGCTACGTCGAGGAAGGAGCGGCTGAATCGGTCCTCGTGGTCGACGGCGAGACCCGTGACTTCTCGCCCCGGTTCAGGGAGTCGGCCTACACCCCGGTGAAGAAGGTCGTGGACGGGGACAAGAGGGATTTTGAGGAGATGAAAGCGGGAGTCGAGCGGGCGGCGGAAGCGGCGCTTGCGAAGAAAGAGCGGATCCTCTCCCGGCTCCGCTCTTCGTGA
- the thiD gene encoding bifunctional hydroxymethylpyrimidine kinase/phosphomethylpyrimidine kinase: MTGAQMVSACSIAGSDSGGGAGIQADVKTFTALEVFGLTVITAVTAQNTREVRGTWMLPPEAVRTQIETVADEFAIGAWKTGMLGNAANVRAVAEALPDGAMLVIDPVMVSTSGHRLLDEDAIADLVGLLIPRAGVVTPNLPEAEVLAGMRVRTHDDMAEAGRRILDLGAGAVVVKGGHLTGDAAIDVLVDRDGTAEVSGRRYPYSVHGSGCCFSAALAAYLARGMDARGAFAAAREFIDTAIERAVGGPGTLRIVNPGGTNVRWR; encoded by the coding sequence ATGACGGGTGCGCAGATGGTCTCCGCCTGCTCCATCGCCGGTTCCGACTCGGGGGGAGGGGCGGGCATCCAGGCAGACGTAAAGACGTTTACAGCGCTTGAGGTCTTCGGGCTGACGGTCATAACCGCGGTCACGGCCCAGAACACCCGTGAGGTGCGGGGGACCTGGATGCTCCCCCCGGAGGCGGTGCGGACCCAGATCGAGACGGTTGCCGACGAGTTTGCTATTGGGGCGTGGAAGACCGGGATGCTCGGGAACGCCGCAAACGTCCGTGCTGTCGCTGAGGCCCTGCCCGACGGGGCGATGCTCGTGATCGACCCGGTGATGGTATCGACGTCCGGTCACCGGCTGCTCGATGAGGACGCCATCGCGGATCTTGTGGGACTCCTCATCCCCAGGGCGGGGGTCGTCACCCCAAACCTCCCCGAGGCTGAGGTGCTTGCCGGGATGCGGGTCAGAACCCATGACGATATGGCCGAAGCGGGCCGGCGGATCCTCGACCTCGGTGCCGGGGCGGTGGTGGTGAAGGGGGGCCACCTCACCGGTGATGCGGCGATCGATGTTCTGGTCGACCGCGACGGGACGGCGGAGGTCTCAGGGAGGCGCTACCCCTACTCGGTGCACGGGTCGGGGTGCTGCTTCTCGGCGGCGCTCGCCGCATACCTTGCCCGGGGAATGGATGCGCGGGGGGCGTTCGCCGCGGCCCGGGAGTTTATCGATACTGCCATTGAGCGAGCAGTGGGAGGTCCCGGGACACTCAGGATCGTGAATCCCGGGGGAACGAACGTTCGCTGGCGCTGA
- a CDS encoding Lrp/AsnC family transcriptional regulator produces MDEIDDAILRELQRDGRMSMAALGSIVGIAPSTVFKRIEKLKKAGILERFTIVINQKCFEHTLVAFLNIRVDPDEKMEVEEFMRDLPGILEVYEVLEPGDFFAKVRVQNITELKRSVLMPLSSLPGVKDIQTIISVRKIKERS; encoded by the coding sequence ATGGATGAGATCGACGATGCGATACTTCGGGAACTGCAGAGAGACGGAAGGATGTCTATGGCAGCGCTCGGCTCAATTGTGGGCATTGCACCGTCGACGGTATTCAAACGGATCGAGAAGCTGAAGAAAGCCGGTATCCTCGAGCGGTTCACGATCGTCATCAACCAGAAGTGTTTTGAGCATACTCTAGTCGCTTTTCTGAACATCAGGGTGGACCCTGATGAGAAGATGGAGGTCGAGGAGTTCATGCGGGACCTTCCCGGCATCCTCGAGGTCTACGAGGTGCTGGAGCCGGGCGACTTCTTCGCCAAGGTCCGGGTGCAGAACATCACCGAATTGAAGCGGAGCGTGCTTATGCCTCTCTCCAGCCTTCCGGGTGTGAAGGATATCCAGACGATCATATCGGTGAGGAAGATCAAGGAACGGAGTTAG
- a CDS encoding zinc ribbon domain-containing protein, which produces MGSRCIRTCQSCGMPMDSEDDFGTEADGALSDDYCTHCYQNGAFTEPDITIDGMAKVCGAIMSQLYAIPQKKAEEFSREQLSCLKRWAGREVAVCGSCGMPLLRDEDAGTEADGSLSAEYCTYCYRDGAFTEPDLTGEQAVMKYAPMMASNLGIPPLEAEEMVRQYLSTLPRWRE; this is translated from the coding sequence ATGGGATCAAGATGCATACGAACGTGCCAGAGTTGCGGAATGCCGATGGACTCGGAGGACGATTTTGGAACAGAAGCGGACGGTGCACTCTCAGACGACTACTGCACCCACTGCTACCAGAACGGTGCCTTCACCGAGCCTGACATCACCATCGATGGGATGGCGAAGGTTTGCGGGGCGATCATGTCGCAGTTGTACGCGATTCCCCAAAAGAAGGCGGAGGAGTTCTCAAGGGAGCAACTCTCGTGTCTAAAGAGGTGGGCCGGGAGGGAGGTCGCGGTCTGCGGGAGCTGCGGGATGCCGCTTCTCCGGGACGAGGACGCGGGGACTGAGGCGGACGGTTCACTGAGCGCTGAGTACTGCACCTACTGCTACCGGGACGGTGCTTTCACCGAGCCCGATCTTACGGGAGAGCAGGCGGTCATGAAGTATGCGCCAATGATGGCCTCAAACCTCGGGATACCTCCGTTGGAGGCGGAGGAGATGGTGCGGCAGTACCTCTCGACGCTGCCGAGGTGGCGGGAGTAA
- a CDS encoding DUF7557 family protein, with protein MSQTTVWVSQETKKRLVGMKRYPRETFDDVIRRLMDTAEDDEPLSDEAIRGIEESLRDIKAGRLYTLEEARAELQAIWRTK; from the coding sequence ATGTCCCAGACAACGGTATGGGTGTCTCAGGAGACAAAGAAGCGGCTGGTCGGTATGAAGCGCTACCCCCGCGAAACCTTCGATGACGTGATCAGGCGGCTTATGGACACCGCCGAGGACGACGAACCACTCAGCGACGAGGCAATCAGAGGAATCGAAGAATCCCTTCGCGATATCAAAGCCGGCCGCCTGTATACCCTGGAGGAGGCACGCGCCGAACTGCAGGCAATATGGCGTACGAAGTGA
- a CDS encoding type II toxin-antitoxin system RelE family toxin, with protein MAYEVKLTSAVLRDLARLPMSVGSRILDEVEALAQEPDPIRHVKRLKGGSLNPFYSLRVGRYRAILNIYDDVLLIVVVEVGHRSTIYRKY; from the coding sequence ATGGCGTACGAAGTGAAACTCACGTCGGCGGTGTTGCGGGACCTCGCCCGCCTGCCCATGAGTGTCGGATCCCGGATCCTCGATGAGGTTGAGGCTCTCGCCCAGGAGCCGGATCCAATCCGGCACGTCAAGAGACTGAAGGGAGGAAGCCTGAATCCTTTCTACTCGCTCCGGGTTGGTAGATACCGGGCTATTTTGAACATCTATGACGATGTGCTCCTGATCGTCGTAGTGGAAGTCGGTCATCGGTCAACGATCTACCGGAAGTACTGA
- a CDS encoding DUF7557 family protein, with translation MSTTVWITPANKSRLEALKRHPKESYNEVIGRLLDMAVDDEPLSEEAIRGIEEALEDIRAGRLYSEDEIRKEFGVEE, from the coding sequence ATGTCAACCACGGTCTGGATTACACCGGCGAACAAAAGCCGCCTGGAGGCCCTGAAACGACATCCAAAGGAGTCGTACAATGAGGTTATCGGCCGCTTGCTGGATATGGCCGTCGATGACGAGCCCCTCTCGGAAGAGGCCATCCGTGGTATCGAGGAAGCTCTGGAGGACATCAGGGCCGGCCGGCTCTATTCTGAGGATGAAATCCGGAAGGAGTTCGGTGTGGAGGAATGA
- a CDS encoding type II toxin-antitoxin system RelE family toxin: MTYTVIYTARARRDLRKLPAEAARRLILAIAGIREEPYQHVRKLAGFSGTPVYRFRVGRYRAVLTIEDEQLLILVLEAGDRSSIYR, from the coding sequence ATGACCTACACGGTCATATACACCGCCCGGGCCCGGCGGGATCTCCGGAAACTCCCGGCTGAGGCGGCACGCCGACTTATCCTGGCCATCGCCGGGATTCGGGAGGAGCCCTACCAGCATGTCCGGAAGCTGGCCGGGTTCTCGGGGACGCCGGTCTACCGGTTCAGGGTAGGCCGGTACCGGGCCGTGCTCACGATCGAGGATGAGCAGCTGCTGATCCTCGTGCTGGAGGCGGGAGACCGGAGCAGTATCTACCGGTAG
- a CDS encoding HepT-like ribonuclease domain-containing protein — protein sequence MIYHLQIIGEAVRGLSSEFVAANPEVPWSDIIGMRNILVHHYFGIDRDAVWNVIEDDLPALKEYLLPWAGE from the coding sequence GTGATCTACCATCTCCAGATCATCGGGGAAGCGGTGCGGGGTCTCTCTTCGGAATTTGTGGCCGCAAACCCAGAGGTTCCGTGGTCGGATATCATCGGGATGAGGAATATCCTCGTCCACCACTATTTTGGAATCGACCGGGATGCGGTCTGGAATGTGATCGAAGATGACCTGCCGGCACTAAAGGAGTACCTTTTGCCGTGGGCTGGGGAATAG